One genomic window of Fusarium keratoplasticum isolate Fu6.1 chromosome 3, whole genome shotgun sequence includes the following:
- a CDS encoding Cation-ATPase-N domain-containing protein, whose product MADPDIKHPHPERIHWVDDEEAATKARPPVKRGLSTESMGIRSIRSRRGSVDASAVLPIQYRAVSMDIEDYNQKTSLAKTKNEAAADLAKLEWHTNNVDEVIRRLGSSLIEGLSPDQVERRIGRYGKNAPSPAPTHNTKKIVGYFFKGFGTVLFVAAILVFIAWRPLGKPPAPANLALAIVLLAVFFIQAAFNMWQDWSSSRVMNSIKNLLPEHCLVIRDGQQVTLFADQLVPGDILLIKAGNKLPADVRFVKVSSDLKIDRSILTGESVPIHGTVNSTDDNYLETKNIGLQGTHCISGTCTGLVVATGDNTVFGRIAKLTNEPKKGLTTLEREVLHFVLVICSIMALMIILVVVLWATWLRKKYPDWISVPNLIISCVSVAVAFIPEGLPVALTASMTISANMMRKNKILCKSLKTVETLGSVSVICSDKTGTLTQNKMIVTECAIGDKRMLADQARDVMVLNQHTSPKNNSLSQLRAVTGLCNAGSFDAATMRLPLHERVIHGDATDQAILRFSEGLGEVAELRRCWKVKYELAFNSKNKYMIKAFCLAHPDGLSLALPSDIGSIFAPGDVLLTIKGAPEILLDRVSSYVNPSGVCVHLDDDKRKSIETIKDDWASQGRRVLLLARKSISSSVFPPSMSETALESEMYNQALTGLTLVGLVGIVDPPRPEIPDVVDTLRTAGIRIFMASGSHRMNVISANKRQVTGDFALTAQAIAQECGIITSQNIDTVEALHRTVTIDPSLRALELNYGADGPREAIVLSGPELITLNEGQWDQLAEYREIVFARTTPEHKLRIVREFQARNQIVGMTGDGVNDAPSLRAADVGIALGSGSDIAIEAADMVLLDTFASVVEALRYGRMMFDNLKKTVAYLLPAGSFSEFWPVMTNVAFGIPQILSSFLMIIICLFTDALAAVALAYEAPEADVLLRKPRVPGKNRLVDWQLILQAYGLVGFIETAASFAMSYWYLQRKGIPFSDIWFSFGKLPDTIDPDYYQARLNEASSIYFVNLVVMQWFNLLAVRTRRLSIFQHPPLFNKNTQNWYLFPAMLFALAMAFFWLYPKEFQNVLDTAEVPVEHWFLPMAFGIGLIIIDEARKYCVRTYPKGILARMAW is encoded by the exons ATGGCCGATCCTGACATCAAGCATCCTCACCCGGAGCGCATCCACTgggttgacgatgaagaggcggCAACCAAGGCCAGACCGCCCGTGAAGCGTGGCCTCTCGACTGAATCCATGGGCATCCGCTCCATTAGGTCCAGACGCGGTTCGGTCGATGCCTCCGCCGTGCTGCCCATTCAATATCGCGCAGT GTCGATGGACATTGAAGACTATAACCAAAAGACTAGTCTCGCCAAGACAAAGAATGAAGCCGCAGCAG ATCTCGCCAAACTCGAGTGGCACACCAACAACGTCGACGAAGTCATCAGACGCCTCGGTTCCTCCCTCATCGAAGGTCTCTCCCCTGATCAAGTCGAACGACGCATCGGTCGCTATGGAAAGAACGCACCCTCTCCTGCCCCGACGCACAATACTAAGAAGATTGTCGGTTACTTCTTCAAGGGGTTCGGTACAGTCCTCTTTGTGGCCGCCATTCTGGTCTTTATCGCGTGGCGACCCCTCGGAAAGCCTCCGGCGCCTGCGAACCTTGCCCTAGCTATCGTCCTGCTTGCTGTGTTCTTCATCCAGGCTGCCTTTAATATGTGGCAGGACTGGTCCTCGTCGCGTGTCATGAACTCGATCAAGAACTTGCTTCCTGAACACTGCCTGGTAATACGCGACGGACAGCAGGTCACGCTCTTTGCGGACCAGCTCGTCCCTGGAGATATCCTGTTGATCAAGGCTGGCAACAAGCTCCCTGCCGATGTTCGTTTTGTCAAGGTCTCTTCCGATCTCAAGATTGACCGGTCCATCCTCACAG GTGAATCTGTTCCTATCCACGGCACGGTAAACTCTACAGACGATAACTAcctcgagaccaagaacATTGGCCTTCAAGGTACACATTGCATCTCAGGAACCTGCACTGGCCTTGTAGTCGCGACAGGAGACAACACTGTGTTCGGCAGGATCGCAAAGCTCACGAATGAGCCAAAGAAGGGTTTGACCACCCTCGAGCGTGAAGTCCTCCACTTTGTGTTGGTCATctgctccatcatggctctcaTGATTATTCTTGTCGTTGTCCTCTG GGCTACATGGCTACGCAAGAAGTATCCTGACTGGATCAGCGTCCCGAACCTCATCATCTCGTGCGTCTCTGTGGCTGTGGCATTTATCCCTGAGGGTCTCCCGGTCGCTCTCACGGCCAGCATGACCATCAGTGCCAACATGATGcgcaagaacaagatcctTTGCAAGTCACTCAAGACAGTGGAAACACTCGGCTCGGTCTCGGTCATCTGCTCTGACAAGACTGGTACATTGACACAG AACAAAATGATTGTTACAGAGTGCGCCATCGGCGACAAGCGCATGCTAGCAGACCAGGCAAGAGACGTCATGGTCCTTAACCAGCACACCAGCCCCAAGAACAACTCCCTCAGCCAGCTCCGCGCTGTTACTGGACTGTGCAACGCCGGTTCCTTTGACGCGGCCACCATGAGACTTCCTCTTCACGAGCGTGTCATCCACGGTGACGCCACCGACCAGGCCATCCTCCGATTCTCAGAGGGCCTTGGAGAGGTGGCTGAGCTTCGACGGTGCTGGAAGGTCAAGTATGAGCTTGCGTTCAACAGCAAGAACAAGTACATGATCAAGGCGTTCTGCTTGGCACATCCTGATGGTCTTTCGCTTGCGTTGCCGTCGGACATTGGGTCGATCTTTGCGCCAGGCGATGT GCTGTTGACGATTAAGGGCGCACCGGAGATCCTTCTGGACCGTGTTAGCTCATACGTCAACCCCTCGGGCGTTTGTGTTCACCTGGACGATGATAAGCGCAAAAGTATCGAGACGATCAAGGATGACTGGGCGTCTCAGGGTAGGCGAGTGCTGTTGTTGGCCCGCAagtccatctccagctcTGTGTTTCCGCCAAGCATGTCGGAGACGGCTCTCGAGTCGGAGATGTACAACCAGGCTCTGACTGGTTTGACTCTTGTTGGTCTGGTCGGTATCGTCGACCCTCCACGCCCTGAGATCCCAGATGTTGTTGACACGCTCCGTACCGCTGGCATTCGCATCTTCATGGCAAGTGGTTCGCATCGAATGAATGTTATCTCAGCTAACAAGAGACAGGTTACCGGTGACTTTGCCTTGACAGCGCAGGCTATCGCGCAAGAGTGTGGAATTATCACCAGCCAAAACATTGACACAGTGGAGGCTCTGCACCGTACGGTGACCATAGATCCATCCCTCCGTGCTCTGGAGCTTAACTATGGCGCTGATGGACCTCGAGAGGCCATTGTCCTCAGTGGCCCCGAGCTCATCACCCTTAATGAGGGCCAGTGGGATCAGTTGGCCGAGTACCGTGAGATTGTCTTTGCTCGAACGACCCCCGAACACAAACTCCGCATCGTGCGCGAGTTCCAAGCTCGGAACCAGATTGTCGGCATGACAGGCGACGGTGTGAATGATGCTCCGTCTCTGCGCGCCGCTGATGTTGGTATCGCCTTGGGTTCAGGCAGTGACATTGCAATTGAGGCGGCTGACATGGTGCTATTGGATACATTCGCGAGCGTTGTTGAAGCGCTGCGGTATGGTCGAATGATGTTtgacaacctcaagaagaCTGTGGCGTATCTGCTCCCTGCAGGCAGCTTCAGCGAGTTCTGGCCAGTCATGACCAACGTCGCCTTTGGCATCCCTCAGATCCTGAGCAGCTTCCTCATGATCATCATCTG TCTCTTTACCGACGCCCTCGCAGCCGTCGCCCTCGCATATGAGGCTCCGGAGGCCGACGTGCTCCTGCGGAAACCGAGAGTGCCGGGCAAGAACCGCCTCGTTGATTGGCAGCTCATCCTGCAGGCGTACGGGCTCGTCGGCTTCATCGAGACGGCGGCGTCGTTCGCCATGTCGTACTGGTACTTGCAGCGCAAGGGCATTCCCTTTTCGGACATTTGGTTCTCGTTCGGAAAGCTGCCTGACACTATCGATCCCGACTACTACCAGGCGAGGCTGAACGAGGCGAGCTCCATCTACTTTGTGAACCTGGTCGTCAT GCAATGGTTCAATCTTTTGGCCGTGCGGACCCGGCGTCTATCCATCTTCCAGCATCCTCCCTTATTCAACAAGAACACCCAGAACTGGTACCTGTTCCCGGCCATGTTGTTCGCGCTCGCCATGGCCTTCTTTTGGCTGTACCCTAAGGAATTTCAGAACGTCTTGGATACGGCCGAGGTGCCTGTCGAACATTGGTTCCTGCCCATGGCGTTTGGTATAGGTCTCATTATTATTGATGAAGCGAGAAAGTATTGCGTGAGAACCTACCCCAAGGGCATATTGGCTCGGATGGCTTGGTAG
- a CDS encoding Peroxin/Ferlin domain-containing protein gives MAAFDTPWLSHLGSSPMSSRDDASLGASPPSYESQPSTGGAPPTYATFSPVTLSANTPSRSSRRSTILVHQKSPLLLATPPQITRALAYSHPFLLPLNNLAGLLTWSTGDPWQSFLLVCFFWAVVLYGDVVVTWAGPVMVGVALIAGMYGRRYSPLSSSGWAEPRSQHRDPASQGATQTGEASHQKGKPSVSEKQSKHVRGNSEVTNTKHQKTLDEIVETLKEFTGRCNVLLEPLLDMTDFLSTQRTPTSATTRPAVTVIFMRLLIITPIWIALTVPPWRVITTRRVILVAGTIILTWHARVMRVSRAILWRSSMVRRLAAGITGLQFDTPEKPFRKDLEVAATKGSERVAQESELTKALGKSSSFSTNHGRRNGHAKTAGVKFTFIIYENQRRWLGLGWTNNLFAYERPAWTDEHNNPVPAKDDFELPEVEDGSRMEWRWVQNGRWRVDGVTDDQGAVDYDGEEGKNGWIFYDNKWQNGQRGQDGWSRWTRRRKWYRDAELVEVDQSQDAHAGDAVEAKDSPTMAKLRTQQYNSSNETMVPTRPDAADQAHAEDLSIDDASSKAAEDSLSVHSTSSRSFFRSPLMRKRVADRSVTDKERTRRASRTSSLYNDDDASSLGATLALEIQKQGKPGGQWGIGDEARMSLE, from the exons ATGGCTGCCTTT GATACCCCTTGGCTGTCCCATCTTGGATCGTCGCCCATGTCTTCCCGCGACGATGCCTCCCTCGGCGCATCGCCTCCCTCCTACGAATCCCAACCCTCGACTGGCGGCGCGCCCCCGACCTATGCGACTTTCTCGCCCGTAACCCTCTCCGCAAATACTCCTTCTCGATCTTCCCGTCGATCAaccatcctcgtccatcaaAAGAGCCCGCTGCTCCTTGCGACTCCGCCCCAGATCACCCGAGCACTTGCCTATAGCCACCCCTTTCTGCTCCCGTTAAACAACCTAGCGGGGCTGCTCACCTGGAGCACTGGAGATCCGTGGCAGAGCTTCCTATTagtctgcttcttctgggctGTCGTTCTCTATGGAGACGTGGTAGTGACATGGGCTGGGCCTGTCATGGTAGGCGTGGCTCTTATTGCTGGCATGTACGGCCGGAGGTATAGTCCTCTCAGTAGTAGTGGATGGGCCGAACCTCGAAGCCAACACAGAGATCCTGCGTCCCAAGGCGCAACTCAGACTGGTGAGGCCAGCCACCAAAAGGGGAAGCCTAGCGTCAGCGAGAAACAGTCGAAACATGTCAGGGGAAACTCCGAGGTCACCAATACTAAGCACCAAAAGACGTTGGATGAGATTGTCGAGACCCTCAAGGAGTTCACAGGGAGATGCAATGTCCTTCTGGAGCCTCTCCTCGACATGACGGATTTTCTCAGCACCCAGAGAACACCGACTAGTGCTACGACTCGACCGGCTGTGACCGTCATCTTCATGCGCCTCCTCATAATTACACCTATTTGGATCGCTCTGACTGTACCACCATGGAGGGTCATCACAACAAGGCGGGTTATACTGGTCGCTGGCACAATCATCTTGACATGGCATGCAAGAGTTATGAGGGTTTCGAGGGCTATCCTTTGGAGAAGCTCCATGGTGCGGCGGCTTGCGGCCGGAATCACCGGACTTCAGTTTGACACTCCCGAGAAGCCATTCCGAAAAGATTTGGAGGTGGCTGCTACAAAGGGCTCAGAACGTGTAGCTCAAGAGTCAGAACTTACAAAGGCTCTGGGCAAGTCTTCGAGCTTTTCGACAAACCATGGACGAAGGAATGGCCACGCCAAGACTGCTGGTGTCAAGTTCACGTTTATCATCTACGAGAATCAACGACGTTGGCTGGGTCTCGGGTGGACGAATAACCTCTTCGCATATGAACGACCTGCCTGGACAGACGAGCATAATAACCCGGTACCTGCAAAGGATGACTTTGAGTTACCCGAGGTGGAAGACGGGAGTCGTATGGAGTGGCGATGGGTTCAGAATGGTCGTTGGCGCGTTGATGGAGTGACCGATGATCAAGGGGCCGTCGACTatgatggagaggagggtaagaatggatggatcttCTATGACAACAAG TGGCAAAACGGACAGCGAGGCCAGGATGGTTGGAGCCGATGGACGAGACGACGGAAGTGGTATCGTGATGCCGAGTTGGTTGAGGTGGATCAGTCACAGGATGCTCACGCCGGTGATGCGGTAGAAGCCAAGGACTCTCCCACGATGGCCAAGTTGAGGACTCAACAATACAACTCGAGCAACGAAACCATGGTTCCCACACGACCCGACGCGGCCGATCAGGCCCACGCCGAGGACCTCAGCATCGACGACGCGAGTTCCAAAGCAGCAGAGGATTCCCTGTCAGTACactcgacatcttcaagatcATTCTTCCGGTCACCATTAATGCGGAAGCGTGTCGCTGACCGATCCGTCACGGATAAAGAACGTACTAGGAGGGCCAGTAGGACCAGCAGCTTGTacaacgacgatgacgcGAGCTCCCTTGGAGCAACTCTTGCACTGGAGATCCAGAAACAGGGCAAACCGGGTGGACAGTGGGGGATTGGCGACGAAGCACGAATGAGCCTTGAGTGA
- a CDS encoding N-acetyltransferase domain-containing protein, translating into MADIQVEPVTNPEDFTEAFACIAAAFGRQTRDGIWIAMNPGWDTPEGEAAGIKRLVDRWSSVTRNRDGDLNTVFLKATLPDSEGRRVIAGFAIWQQCSVVEGYGDPQPEDFSKVMDLDTLYPGNKAEQRYLVQLDRSLHGRRIEVIKEKVTASPPAVMVFDLCVVDPAHQRKGIAQRLVQWGLDEAKRRGGLEAITEASSMGRKAYIKMGFQPEGDEMVYHVDPEFKDRDLPSNLFMRTGGQ; encoded by the coding sequence ATGGCAGATATCCAAGTCGAACCCGTCACAAACCCCGAGGACTTCACCGAAGCCTTTGCCTGCATCGCCGCCGCTTTCGGCCGTCAGACTCGTGATGGCATCTGGATCGCCATGAACCCAGGGTGGGATACGCCTGAGGGCGAAGCTGCTGGTATTAAACGCCTCGTTGACCGCTGGTCTTCGGTCACGCGAAACCGCGACGGAGACCTCAACACCGTCTTCCTCAAGGCGACTCTCCCCGACTCCGAAGGTCGCCGTGTTATTGCTGGTTTCGCTATTTGGCAGCAGTGTTCAGTTGTTGAAGGCTACGGTGATCCTCAGCCTGAAGACTTCAGCAAGGTTATGGACCTGGATACTCTTTACCCGGGAAACAAAGCTGAGCAGCGCTACCTCGTTCAATTGGACCGCTCACTCCACGGACGCCGCATTGAGGTCATCAAGGAAAAGGTCACTGCATCTCCGCCTGCAGTCATGGTGTTTGACCTCTGCGTCGTCGACCCTGCTCATCAGAGGAAGGGTATTGCTCAGCGGTTGGTGCAATGGGGTCTTGATGAGGCCAAGCGACGGGGTGGATTGGAGGCCATCACCGAGGCATCGAGCATGGGGCGCAAGGCATATATCAAGATGGGATTCCAGCCTGAGGGCGATGAGATGGTCTATCACGTTGACCCTGAATTCAAGGATCGTGATTTACCGTCCAACCTATTCATGAGGACGGGTGGGCAATGA